The following are from one region of the Methanoculleus caldifontis genome:
- the hisB gene encoding imidazoleglycerol-phosphate dehydratase HisB, with product MRKSEIRRKTKETDISLSLDLDGSGAGAIETGIPFFDHMLTSFARHGRMDLTVRATGDLPVDAHHTVEDIGIVLGAALAEAVGDGRGITRFADAAVPMDEALARVALDVGGRGYLVFAADFSPAGPGGIPGDLIEHFFYSLCTKAGITAHITATGRNDHHVCEAAFKAFARTLRAAVAIDPAVGGDVPSTKGTL from the coding sequence ATGCGAAAGAGTGAGATCCGCCGGAAAACGAAGGAGACCGATATCAGCCTCTCCCTCGACCTCGACGGGAGCGGGGCGGGGGCGATCGAGACCGGGATACCATTCTTCGACCACATGCTGACATCGTTTGCCCGGCACGGCAGGATGGATCTCACCGTCCGGGCGACCGGCGACCTCCCCGTGGACGCACACCACACCGTCGAGGACATCGGGATCGTCCTCGGCGCGGCCCTTGCCGAGGCGGTCGGGGACGGGAGGGGGATCACCCGGTTCGCCGACGCCGCCGTCCCGATGGACGAGGCGCTCGCGCGGGTGGCGCTCGACGTGGGCGGGCGGGGCTACCTCGTCTTTGCGGCCGACTTCTCGCCGGCGGGACCGGGGGGCATCCCCGGCGACCTCATCGAGCATTTCTTCTACAGCCTCTGCACGAAGGCGGGGATCACCGCCCACATCACGGCGACGGGCCGGAACGACCATCATGTCTGCGAGGCGGCGTTCAAGGCGTTCGCCCGGACCCTCCGCGCGGCCGTGGCGATCGACCCCGCGGTCGGCGGGGACGTGCCGAGCACCAAGGGAACCCTCTGA
- the hisA gene encoding 1-(5-phosphoribosyl)-5-[(5-phosphoribosylamino)methylideneamino]imidazole-4-carboxamide isomerase, whose amino-acid sequence MEIYPAVDILDGRCVQLVQGRPEAATVYGEPAAWGRRWLDLGADGLHIVNLDGAFGRAQKNADLIRDLIKETNAFVELGGGIRSVEDAAGWLDTGVDRVILSTLAVRSPEVIKTLADEFGSERVMPGIDARGGEVMIEGWEQPAGSYLAWAERFEALGAGALLYTNVDVEGLQQGIAIEPVKDLLARARVPVVVSGGISAAADVRALRNAGAAGAVLGSALYAGKVHLPEVLEAAHAKE is encoded by the coding sequence ATGGAGATCTATCCTGCAGTCGATATCCTGGACGGGCGATGTGTACAGCTCGTGCAGGGGCGGCCGGAGGCGGCGACGGTCTACGGGGAACCGGCCGCCTGGGGACGCCGGTGGCTTGACCTGGGGGCGGACGGCCTCCATATCGTCAACCTGGACGGGGCGTTCGGGCGGGCGCAGAAGAACGCCGACCTGATCCGGGACCTTATTAAGGAGACGAACGCGTTCGTCGAACTCGGCGGCGGGATCCGGAGCGTGGAGGACGCCGCCGGGTGGCTCGATACCGGCGTCGACCGGGTGATCCTCTCGACCCTCGCCGTCCGCTCACCGGAAGTGATTAAGACGCTCGCCGACGAGTTCGGGAGCGAGCGGGTGATGCCCGGGATCGATGCCCGGGGCGGCGAGGTGATGATCGAGGGCTGGGAGCAGCCGGCCGGCAGTTACCTTGCCTGGGCGGAGCGGTTCGAGGCCCTCGGCGCGGGAGCCCTCCTCTACACGAACGTGGACGTGGAGGGGCTCCAGCAGGGGATCGCCATCGAGCCCGTGAAAGACCTCCTCGCGAGAGCACGGGTCCCGGTCGTCGTCTCGGGTGGGATCTCGGCCGCCGCGGATGTCCGGGCGCTCAGGAATGCGGGGGCGGCCGGGGCGGTCCTCGGCTCGGCCCTCTACGCGGGGAAGGTGCACCTCCCCGAGGTTCTGGAGGCGGCGCATGCGAAAGAGTGA